One segment of Lachancea thermotolerans CBS 6340 chromosome E complete sequence DNA contains the following:
- a CDS encoding KLTH0E02024p (conserved hypothetical protein), translated as MSWNTIESDAGVFTQLIRDLGVSGVQFAEIPMLDSLEELAPSLYGVIFLFKYNSSDYAGNEPVQGAYDFDYPDSLFFANQTIQNACGTLAVLNTLLSLSNDFPEEIRLGDTLSEFISFTAAFKDPVLRGESVSNSDHIRNVHNSFSTPEPFVLDEKTPDDGRKAAEVFHFVSFVEHEGVLYELDGLRPTPIVHREYSNDSRDRLTFAQNIISVLQKRMQLCVNSGGKFSVIAIHRDAIERLEDLRQQGAITDQDYQLECSRELQKRETWAKELSMRRQNLYGLIFELLKQVSSSMTDEEFADHIKIAQKTTLERLKRRN; from the coding sequence ATGTCCTGGAATACCATTGAGTCAGATGCTGGTGTATTCACACAACTTATCCGTGATCTTGGTGTGTCAGGCGTTCAGTTTGCGGAGATTCCTATGCTGGACTCTCTGGAGGAGTTAGCACCATCGCTTTACGGCGTCATTTTCCTGTTTAAATATAACTCATCAGATTACGCCGGAAACGAGCCAGTGCAAGGAGCTTACGACTTCGATTACCCAGACTCGTTGTTTTTCGCTAATCAAACCATCCAAAACGCATGTGGAACCCTAGCGGTGCTGAATACCCTTCTTTCGCTATCCAATGACTTCCCAGAAGAGATCAGATTGGGTGATACGCTCTCTGAGTTTATTAGCTTCACGGCTGCATTCAAGGATCCTGTATTACGCGGTGAGAGTGTTTCGAATTCTGATCATATTCGTAATGTGCACAACTCGTTTTCCACTCCTGAGCCGTTTGTCCTCGATGAGAAAACCCCAGATGACGGACGTAAGGCTGCCGAGGTATTTCATTTCGTTAGTTTTGTAGAGCACGAAGGTGTTCTTTATGAACTGGACGGGCTTCGTCCAACACCTATAGTTCACCGCGAGTATAGTAATGACTCACGCGACAGGCTCACATTTGCCCAGAACATCATTTCCGTTCTCCAAAAAAGGATGCAATTATGCGTGAATTCCGGTGGGAAGTTTTCCGTCATAGCTATCCATAGGGATGCAATTGAACGCCTGGAAGACCTGCGTCAGCAAGGAGCTATTACTGACCAAGACTATCAACTTGAATGCAGCAGAGAACTACAAAAACGCGAGACCTGGGCAAAGGAGCTCTCAATGAGGCGACAAAATTTGTATGGTTTGATCTTCGAGCTTCTCAAACAGGTCAGCAGTTCGATGACCGACGAGGAATTCGCTGATCACATCAAAATAGCTCAAAAAACTACCTTGGAAAGACTCAAACGGCGCAATTGA
- the THP3 gene encoding Thp3p (similar to uniprot|Q07109 Saccharomyces cerevisiae YPR045C Hypothetical ORF), giving the protein MDGAHHIPSKREVQISPSMKDQHGLSQVFDIDDVRERRMKKGGKKYNQVQPVALGQSRKIPSSENRKAMSEKEKTELLQRIIGGGSQQFPSGMREFILGCFQLAEQHKFDQSAHMLLVQQLKDLISKAYTEKKEYINDWWSQTIPCLTKSRTELVLACDKPSRKPSAPVSSPRQSSLPPPPPPPPPSQEAVRGTLRVPPPPPTVDMARRQNSNTVAPDRLASRSRGSTELERRRKRMERFSNDSTGSKKSKVTSDENFANLNAISTNFYKFDKNKPVVGRCQTLEKKYLRLTSEPNPDLVRPLNVLKKAYDSILEKHTKGEASYAYLCDQFKSMRQDLRVQIIENQFALKVYQTHARLALQNNDIGEFNQCQSRLGQLFELPNLPNSNLEEFVSYRILYYLMMNNQNSINELKLKYMTAENLAVYRHPIVRHALKMANSLLMDDYHSFFKLYAETSGPTRCLVDTFISRERLRALNTISKSYNQIPLPFLFKELQLQSFDEGVEFIEQLGLSQYVSYKNKGQEGELATLNTKTSRFSIIQQFEKSKRVDIKGQI; this is encoded by the coding sequence ATGGACGGAGCTCACCACATCCCATCGAAGAGGGAAGTTCAAATCAGCCCCAGCATGAAGGACCAGCACGGTTTGTCCCAAGTGTTCGACATAGATGATGTCAGAGAGAGGAGGATGAAAAAGGGAGGGAAAAAGTACAATCAAGTTCAACCTGTGGCATTAGGCCAAAGCAGGAAGATTCCTTCGAGCGAGAACAGAAAAGCTATGAgtgaaaaggaaaagacGGAGCTTCTGCAAAGGATAATTGGGGGCGGCTCCCAACAATTTCCTTCCGGAATGCGTGAGTTCATACTAGGATGTTTTCAATTAGCAGAGCAGCACAAATTCGACCAGAGTGCGCATATGCTGTTGGTCCAGCAGCTCAAAGACCTCATTAGCAAAGCGTATactgaaaaaaaagagtaCATCAATGACTGGTGGTCGCAGACAATTCCTTGTTTGACAAAAAGTAGAACCGAGCTCGTTTTAGCGTGCGACAAACCCTCACGGAAGCCTAGTGCTCCCGTTTCTAGTCCTCGTCAAAGCTCACTACCTCCTCCGCCTCCTCCTCCGCCTCCAAGCCAGGAAGCCGTCCGTGGAACCTTAAGAGTCCCACCGCCACCGCCTACTGTAGATATGGCGCGCAGGCAAAACTCAAACACAGTCGCCCCAGATCGGCTGGCTTCACGGTCAAGGGGTTCTACGGAGCTtgaaaggagaagaaaaaggatgGAAAGGTTTTCAAACGACAGCACAGGATCTAAAAAGTCGAAAGTTACATCTGATGAGAACTTTGCGAACTTGAATGCAATATCAACTAACTTCTACAAGTTTGATAAAAATAAGCCTGTAGTTGGCCGCTGCCAAACccttgaaaagaagtaCTTGAGGTTGACATCTGAACCTAACCCAGATCTCGTGCGTCCCCTGAACGTTCTTAAAAAGGCCTACGATtcgattttggaaaaacacACAAAAGGTGAAGCTTCCTACGCATACTTGTGTGACCAGTTTAAGTCGATGAGGCAGGATCTTCGGGTACAAATTATAGAAAACCAATTTGCGCTCAAAGTCTACCAGACCCATGCTCGTCTCGCTTTACAAAATAATGATATCGGGGAGTTTAACCAATGTCAGAGCCGGCTCGGGCAATTGTTTGAATTACCTAACCTGCCAAACTCGAACCTGGAGGAATTCGTCAGTTATAGAATTCTTTACTATTTGATGATGAATAACCAAAATTCGATAAACGAACTCAAGCTTAAGTACATGACTGCGGAAAACCTTGCTGTCTATAGGCATCCAATAGTGCGGCACGCTTTGAAAATGGCAAATTCGCTCTTGATGGACGACTACcacagctttttcaagctctacGCTGAAACTTCAGGTCCGACTAGGTGCCTGGTTGACACCTTTATAAGCAGAGAGCGACTGCGAGCACTTAACACAATTTCGAAGAGCTACAACCAAATACCGTTACCGTTTTtattcaaagagctgcagctgcagaGTTTCGATGAAGGAGTCGAATTTATAGAGCAGCTAGGCCTCTCTCAGTATGTCAGTTACAAAAACAAGGGCCAGGAAGGAGAGCTCGCGACTCTCAATACAAAGACTAGTAGGTTCTCGATCATTCAGCAATTTGAGAAATCCAAAAGAGTCGACATCAAGGGTCAAATCTAG
- the YUH1 gene encoding ubiquitin-specific protease YUH1 (similar to uniprot|P35127 Saccharomyces cerevisiae YJR099W YUH1 Ubiquitin C-terminal hydrolase that cleaves ubiquitin-protein fusions to generate monomeric ubiquitin hydrolyzes the peptide bond at the C-terminus of ubiquitin also the major processing enzyme for the ubiquitin-like protein Rub1p) — MSLPRSVVPLESNPEVFTRFAHELGLSPEYAVHDIYSLTEPDLMAFLPRPMKAIVLLFPINDVYESSKDTSTRNEGASQASPIWFKQTVKNACGLYALLHSLANNPDTLQENSKISHFLSSNPRPDNRFADEKTDEFIVSISELYNKNSSYGQTAVPQAEDEVNLHFITYVKSGDYIFEMDGRRNGANLLGTSSSQDLLEEPLVRERVEWYMNNADENMKLSFSLLGLAPSWD; from the coding sequence ATGTCTTTGCCTCGTTCAGTAGTGCCTCTGGAATCTAATCCAGAAGTCTTCACAAGATTCGCTCATGAGTTGGGATTATCGCCAGAATACGCAGTTCATGACATTTACTCGCTGACTGAGCCGGACCTGATGGCCTTTTTACCACGCCCCATGAAAGCAATTGTCTTGTTGTTTCCTATCAACGATGTTTACGAGTCTTCCAAGGATACATCGACTCGCAATGAAGGTGCCTCACAGGCCTCACCAATTTGGTTCAAACAAACGGTTAAAAATGCTTGCGGATTGTATGCTCTACTGCACTCTCTGGCGAATAACCCAGATACTCTGCAAGAGAACTCCAAAATCTCCCACTTTCTATCGTCAAATCCTAGGCCCGACAATAGGTTTGCCGACGAGAAAACAGACGAATTTATCGTATCCATAAGCGAACTGTACAACAAGAACTCGTCATATGGCCAAACCGCTGTGCCACAAGCAGAAGACGAAGTAAACCTTCATTTTATCACGTATGTCAAGTCGGGGGATTACATTTTCGAGATGGATGGCCGGAGAAACGGCGCTAACCTTTTGGGCACGTCCTCGTCCCAAGatctgctggaagagccACTTGTCCGGGAGAGGGTTGAGTGGTACATGAATAATGCTGACGAGAATATGAAGCTAAGCTTTTCGCTTTTAGGTCTAGCGCCTTCGTGGGATTGA
- the SNM1 gene encoding Snm1p (similar to uniprot|P40993 Saccharomyces cerevisiae YDR478W SNM1 Subunit of RNase MRP, which cleaves pre-rRNA; not shared between Rnase MRP and nuclear Rnase P, in contrast to all other Rnase MRP protein subunits; binds to the NME1 RNA subunit of Rnase MRP) — MSLNRQQREKFMASHICHKYNLLHVLPGIGQSQLSGLYLKSFYNGVKRNQLQLPEPLVNGSKFCDSCGVVYIAGVNLDMKVQEAENDGVGAKSLVYTCRNCGKHKHFQISVKIREPTPKPAEAFVAKWPAKKDESKVKKLTGKERAKKRKLDSLSSMLSRKREEEESKKKLSLSLDDFLQK; from the coding sequence ATGTCTCTCAACCGGCAACAAAGGGAGAAGTTTATGGCTTCGCATATATGCCACAAGTATAACCTCTTACATGTTCTTCCGGGCATTGGGCAATCCCAGCTTTCAGGGCTTTACCTCAAGAGCTTTTACAATGGAGTTAAGAGAAATCAGCTGCAGCTTCCGGAGCCCTTAGTCAATGGGAGCAAGTTCTGTGACAGCTGTGGTGTTGTCTACATAGCCGGTGTCAACCTTGATATGAAAGTTCAGGAAGCTGAGAATGATGGTGTTGGAGCCAAGTCGCTGGTATATACATGCCGTAACTGCGGCAAGCACAAACATTTCCAGATTTCAGTAAAAATTCGAGAACCAACGCCAAAGCCGGCTGAGGCATTCGTGGCTAAATGGCCAGCAAAAAAGGACGAGTCTAAAGTGAAAAAGCTTACGGGCAAAGAGAGAGCTAAGAAGCGTAAGCTAGACTCGCTGTCTAGCATGCTctcgagaaaaagagaagaagaggagagTAAGAAAAAACTATCGCTTAGCCTTGACGACTTTCTACAGAAATGA
- the PEX29 gene encoding Pex29p (similar to uniprot|Q03370 Saccharomyces cerevisiae YDR479C PEX29 Peroxisomal integral membrane protein, involved in regulation of peroxisome size and number; genetic interactions suggest that Pex28p and Pex29p act at steps upstream of those mediated by Pex30p, Pex31p, and Pex32p), which produces MDSVAGFFWDDAATKRRRSSHNDPADGAKPSLSNERKGSVGSLQGQGGVGSVSQNYLADKLVEKLIYMALPPSSELAKKTIEHRVEASRNRPGLSVPIMSRNFVQLNSRLGPPFQVIDEVIKIFNWTNTAYTLSVLSLFTYTVMKPLPTLTSIPIFYLLFGVMVPQYLKIHKPDSSLVFASNPVPATGPPLVKAEVPKPVPEFSKEFILNLTDLQNHMLLYVSAFDFVNGILARFAFFTDESTSSAAFLALLVLAWFNALFMDTLSRFIPLKSLLIISGWALALALHPRYRDHFLSKIYSEETRLRALMISSKVEKRVNEYFQYREPRELRQASIFEVQKLDTSIKTWGLVGYSTDHYALFSDYRISEKGLEDASHTLEEVKAPLEWEWTKGSKWVQDLDPVSWVASEFVDYVDIDVEAKWVYDACLDGSRGDYRRRRWIRQCTRIAEQISVSENTSSDTTDDVYQQGQFNGYASSFAPETVSGSTGVPKLQKDQPVAASSIPKSNSVGSASSVGSKTTASESGKASSSKAAKSLTDLLNLT; this is translated from the coding sequence ATGGATTCGGTGGCTGGCTTTTTTTGGGACGACGCGGCCACTAAAAGAAGGCGAAGCTCTCACAACGACCCGGCAGACGGCGCAAAGCCGTCTTTGAGTAATGAAAGGAAGGGCAGTGTTGGTTCTCTTCAAGGGCAAGGCGGCGTGGGAAGTGTATCCCAGAACTACTTAGCTGACAAGTTGGTCGAAAAGCTAATATATATGGCACTCCCGCCATCTTCGGAGCTGGCGAAGAAAACCATAGAACACAGGGTTGAGGCGAGCAGAAACAGACCTGGGCTATCTGTACCAATCATGAGTCGAAATTTCGTGCAGCTTAATTCTCGACTCGGACCGCCATTTCAAGTGATAGACGAGGttatcaaaattttcaactgGACCAACACAGCGTATACACTCTCGGTGCTTTCACTCTTCACTTACACAGTGATGAAGCCGCTGCCGACCCTGACCAGTATTCCTATTTTTTACCTCCTTTTTGGAGTTATGGTCCCCCAGTACCTTAAGATCCACAAACCTGACTCCAGTTTGGTGTTTGCATCGAACCCAGTACCTGCCACAGGCCCGCCTCTAGTGAAGGCGGAAGTTCCTAAGCCAGTCCCAGAGTTTAGCAAGGAATTCATACTAAATCTTACCGATCTTCAGAACCACATGCTCTTGTACGTCAGTGcttttgactttgttaaTGGCATTCTAGCACGGTTCGCATTCTTTACCGATGAAAGCACGTCCAGCGCAGCTTTCCTGGCGCTACTAGTCCTTGCATGGTTCAACGCACTTTTCATGGACACTCTCTCGCGGTTCATTCCCTTAAAGTCCCTCCTCATAATATCAGGATGGGCGTTGGCCCTGGCGCTGCATCCGAGATATAGAGACCActttttgagcaaaatATACTCTGAGGAGACTAGACTGCGAGCCTTAATGATATCCAGcaaagttgaaaaaaggGTTAACGAGTACTTTCAATATCGTGAACCAAGAGAACTGCGGCAAGcttccatttttgaagttcaaaaactagATACGAGTATTAAGACGTGGGGCTTGGTTGGCTACTCCACAGATCATTATGCACTTTTCTCGGACTATAGGATATCTGAAAAAGGCCTTGAGGACGCTTCACACACGCTGGAGGAGGTTAAGGCACCATTAGAATGGGAGTGGACAAAAGGTTCAAAGTGGGTTCAAGATCTTGACCCGGTATCGTGGGTTGCGTCTGAGTTTGTAGACTACGTGGACATTGACGTTGAAGCAAAATGGGTTTACGATGCATGTCTGGATGGCTCCAGGGGAGACTATAGACGAAGGAGATGGATTCGACAGTGCACGAGAATAGCAGAACAGATCAGTGTTTCAGAAAACACTTCCAGCGACACTACCGACGACGTTTATCAACAGGGCCAATTTAACGGATACGCAAGTAGTTTCGCGCCAGAAACCGTCAGCGGTTCAACAGGCGTCCCAAAGCTGCAAAAAGACCAGCCCGTCGCAGCCAGCAGTATCCCAAAATCGAATTCCGTGGGCTCTGCTTCAAGCGTTGGAAGCAAAACAACAGCCTCTGAATCAGGTAAGGCATCCTCCTCGAAAGCTGCCAAAAGCCTTACTGATTTGTTGAACCTAACATAA
- the BUB3 gene encoding Bub3p (conserved hypothetical protein), translating into MLNHICTKTLKFKTSLARKVRHQRPNCKLGMQFECLKNVPEDLVSSLLVSDRTPHINVTAWDGTVSLYDYNANELVVRMKHTDPLLCSAWLEHGSKKYAGSVAGEVLEVDMESGKFHLVSDAAELGISAMRCSENDVLAGSWDGSLQALDTRSGKAWFTVRHENRKVLALDCAGNTVVVATTGGKVTIYDLRNMHNPKLQESGLKFQTRDIKLMPSGGGYVQSSLDGRVAVEYFGQDSSRFAFRCHRMNLSDTQFVFPVNALCFNRSDELLYTGGSDGRVFSWNLTTRKKSEELPKFEDSVLKLGCNDDVFCVATGDDSFKTLATIQDADVQPGKIYYTKL; encoded by the coding sequence ATGTTGAATCATATATGCACCAAAACATTAAAATTTAAAACTTCTTTAGCACGAAAAGTTCGACATCAGCGGCCGAATTGCAAGCTTGGCATGCAATTTgaatgcttgaaaaacgTTCCTGAGGATCTAGTGTCAAGCTTGTTGGTAAGCGATAGGACACCACACATAAATGTCACCGCGTGGGACGGAACAGTGTCGCTATACGATTATAATGCCAACGAACTCGTGGTTCGGATGAAACATACGGACCCGCTACTTTGTAGCGCATGGCTTGAACATGGTAGCAAGAAATATGCAGGCAGCGTTGCAGGAGAGGTCCTCGAAGTTGATATGGAGTCGGGGAAATTTCATTTGGTATCCGACGCAGCTGAGTTGGGAATCTCTGCTATGCGCTGTTCAGAAAATGATGTATTAGCTGGGTCTTGGGACGGTAGTCTACAAGCGCTTGACACGCGGTCTGGGAAAGCGTGGTTTACTGTAAGGCATGAAAATAGAAAGGTCCTAGCGCTTGATTGCGCGGGAAACACCGTTGTGGTCGCTACGACCGGCGGAAAGGTTACTATTTATGATCTGCGAAATATGCATAATCCAAAGTTGCAGGAATCAGGGCTCAAATTTCAAACACGCGATATTAAACTAATGCCGTCGGGTGGCGGCTATGTTCAGAGCTCCCTTGACGGCAGGGTCGCGGTAGAATATTTTGGGCAAGACTCTTCTCGATTTGCTTTCAGATGCCACCGCATGAACTTGTCTGACACGCAGTTTGTATTCCCCGTCAATGCGCTTTGCTTCAACCGTAGCGACGAATTGCTTTACACGGGAGGTTCGGATGGGAGAGTGTTTTCATGGAACCTGACGACACGCAAGAAGTCTGAAGAACTGCCAAAATTTGAAGACAGTGTGCTGAAACTCGGCTGTAACGACGACGTATTCTGCGTTGCAACAGGCGAcgactctttcaagacaCTGGCCACGATTCAAGACGCCGATGTCCAGCCAGGAAAAATTTATTATACAAAATTATGA
- the RKM4 gene encoding ribosomal lysine N-methyltransferase (similar to uniprot|Q07015 Saccharomyces cerevisiae YDR257C SET7 Nuclear protein that contains a SET-domain which have been shown to mediate methyltransferase activity in other proteins), with the protein MDTSEFETKTNNFLRWASKDAKLWISDKVKLLGTRDGDQGRYMVATQEIIKGEKLFEVPRGSALNVATLSLSMRDKQVYKKLTTEVGHWEGLVIAILYEFKVMNQNSKWWPYFEVLPEPARLNSLMYWTGAELEYLKPSGVYERVDREGAEEMYARVMKCAEDLKITELTNITWEEFMHVASIIMAYSFDMERPDYEDSDEEVEESDEEEEEEKNTVWNDGYFKSMVPMADMLNSDTHKCNANLTYSPEALIMVAVADIPSGEQIYNNYGEYPNSELLRRYGYVEWSGSKFDCGEMPLETLLKAIEVCLEAPRRLIDKLVEILSHDNDIVEDILEGEPLVMESYDCFLDGQVVPECATLVQILTIALQLPDVQQYDEKTLSGYLQRIIKRAIKTVNSVKITKKCLQVWKTASDARLQDYPSHSFREPSPDHVALTGDSLRRRMAECVLQSEVQSFQNCFSSLEQRSKVIEDQQLLDMVLKRKQTAEKGSQKQQKRLKK; encoded by the coding sequence ATGGACACTTCTGAGTTTGAAACCAAAACTAATAATTTTCTTCGATGGGCGTCCAAGGATGCTAAGCTGTGGATCTCCGATAAAGTCAAGCTGCTAGGCACTCGCGATGGTGACCAAGGTAGATACATGGTAGCCACCCAAGAAATAATCAAAGGCGAAAAACTCTTCGAGGTGCCACGCGGGAGTGCATTAAATGTGGCTACCCTCAGTCTCAGCATGCGCGACAAACAGGTCTACAAGAAACTGACCACTGAGGTCGGTCACTGGGAAGGTCTAGTTATTGCCATCCTCTATGAATTCAAGGTGATGAACCAAAACAGCAAATGGTGGCCTTATTTCGAGGTGCTTCCCGAGCCCGCGAGGCTCAACAGTCTGATGTATTGGACAGGCGCGGAGCTTGAGTACCTGAAGCCCTCTGGGGTGTACGAGAGAGTTGACCGTGAAGGTGCTGAGGAAATGTATGCGCGCGTCATGAAGTGCGCCGAGGACTTGAAAATCACAGAGCTCACCAATATTACATGGGAAGAGTTCATGCATGTGGCGTCTATTATCATGGCGTACTCTTTTGACATGGAGCGTCCTGACTACGAGGATAGCGACGAGGAGGTCGAGGAaagtgatgaagaagaagaagaagaaaagaacaCAGTGTGGAATGACGGGTACTTTAAATCTATGGTGCCGATGGCTGATATGCTGAACTCAGACACGCACAAATGCAATGCTAACTTGACGTACTCTCCTGAAGCACTAATAATGGTCGCGGTAGCCGACATACCCAGCGGCGAGCAGATATACAACAATTACGGCGAGTATCCAAATTCTGAACTCCTCCGCCGATATGGATACGTCGAATGGTCTGGGTCCAAGTTCGACTGTGGTGAAATGCCTCTAGAAACTCTTCTCAAAGCGATTGAAGTGTGTCTGGAAGCACCCCGAAGGCTTATCGATAAACTTGTCGAAATTTTAAGCCATGACAACGATATTGTGGAAGACATACTTGAGGGCGAACCTTTGGTCATGGAGTCTTACGACTGCTTTTTGGATGGGCAAGTCGTGCCAGAGTGCGCCACTTTGGTTCAAATCTTGACGATAGCGCTGCAGTTGCCTGATGTCCAGCAGTATGATGAGAAAACATTGTCTGGGTATCTTCAAAGGATCATTAAGAGGGCCATTAAAACAGTGAACTCGGTGAAAATCACAAAGAAATGCTTGCAAGTATGGAAAACTGCCAGTGACGCAAGATTGCAAGATTATCCTAGTCACAGCTTCAGAGAGCCTTCACCCGATCATGTTGCTTTGACTGGCGACTCCCTGAGACGGAGAATGGCTGAATGTGTTCTCCAAAGTGAGGTTCAATCTttccaaaactgttttAGTTCGCTTGAGCAAAGATCGAAAGTAATAGAGGATCAACAGTTATTGGACATGGTTTTGAAACGCAAACAAACAGCGGAAAAAGGCAGCCAGAAACAGCAaaaaaggttgaagaagtag